Below is a window of Deltaproteobacteria bacterium DNA.
CCGGCATCGTCATACAGGCAAGTCCGCTCGGGAAGCTAAAGACGGTAACGCAGATAGCAGGGATAGCGCCGCTTGTGCTGCACTATAAATATTTTGGCATAGATTTTCACGCAGCCGGCACGGTCATATTGTGGTTTGCGCTTGTGTTTACGCTATGGTCGGGGATCGATTATTTCGTCAAGTTCTTTCGCTCCGGGGAAAAGGCCGCCTGAAAGACCGCTTGGCGGACAAATATGAAGGACAGTACTGTCTATGCTGATAATGTTTTGCTATGACGGCTCCACACAGTCCAAAAACGCTCTTGATACGGCCCTTGAGCTTTTCAAGGGCGCCGGTGTGGCTGTAATGCTTTTTCACGTGATAGAGGGCTCCATGGGCTCCAGTAGCGAGAGCGAAGGGCTCTTTAAGGAAACCCTTGCCGAGCGCCGCAAAATGATGGACGCCGTAGGAACAGAACTAACCTCTAAGGGCATAGAGGTGGATATCATCATAGCGCAGGGAGACCCGCGGACGAT
It encodes the following:
- a CDS encoding universal stress protein codes for the protein MLIMFCYDGSTQSKNALDTALELFKGAGVAVMLFHVIEGSMGSSSESEGLFKETLAERRKMMDAVGTELTSKGIEVDIIIAQGDPRTMISEACERKRPDVVVVGKRGLGTVQGIMLGSVSAYLTRHLTCAPLMII